Proteins encoded by one window of Bactrocera oleae isolate idBacOlea1 chromosome 4, idBacOlea1, whole genome shotgun sequence:
- the pwn gene encoding mucin-2 isoform X3, which translates to MSCKVERHSSATLQMATATATATATTTVMTLNKSRKSHKGTNSSLAGTMSTRRTTSWPLSTATMQHSFSPAHSLRWLGVLALQLLLLATRNIECRQDMYAGPSISQISPKSSSHMMSGVPLLLHTSPKLVLESTITDTNTRNVAAGLLTRDGDIDRDDNETRQHIRMKRSAQPILNENYPKSGPNDVHFPSDTEKEASAGHYFQYNIKPTSTLNDGTSETPERTQGARVGKTLKPSFNGIASTLLPATTLVSESFLAKGGLRPFTSGSPINPTRSTAISTAATATALPHNPRQNSNPDIQDIITGIVKLLNGNVNVHANTQGLRRPSASRINNRGPPRISDVQTLPIDYDTQKKPLGSSIRPPPYTGPFDRPERPFITGVPIPEQIVPLRPGFISQRPPWHRQKPRPPITTAIGGRRPIPQYKPMPNTQLSPPVAEESAAPVKDMPEMTSSQHSGEMEISVPPDYNDANGDVPKPTDATYDSEFSNEDTNSQYIEVSDQDSNETADQAPITVEKDEFEEEETAPMPPSPPPAKKDEQNSKKKPSKHKGADKKKHTPEDFAAIIETNSAVHTESSTYAPMPMEISEGAIIDPSTEEVIFMTPSKTPTLEISSQLDDTSSSTEIITQNSIITTALPNTIQSPVMLSPSSSTELLATIPPASTNTTPKPLSTTTTARLSTTTSSTFTSVAPPVTTPANTLPTPMPQPPSDYQPRPGIVLDDPEFKPGGRPRPPRPIQSRPGDVQQQPPYNIQPTRQHLPPGYGEIFDVTLSAIQGPGSVGGSQQTINIKPYGTYGNSGGQQGDIILSAAGDDGFVSIDGKRTYINLFGEPTDPPVGVPTTPATAVPQLPGSGVTVGSGAGSGNGIDGSGNVGSGAGNAVTQNNLPSLGSGYGIPETEVVDLEPTKPNNAKPQSSTTNSGPTRPHYRSRPTQPPVRIDTCIVGDDSTCDQAQHERCKTENGVSSCHCRPGYSRRKHREPCRKVISFYLGMRVDRIYEHRIVWDNKLLDKHSEPYGQLSYESIRAIDSAMSMTPYSDEFMDARVNNIYCGDPNLGGSAVFVNMTIKLDESVETLRPNLRADVQKHLLGVLHRRNNNIGNSVLYVSSPEGSITALHDLDECQSRELNDCHASALCSNSWGSFRCACEVGFRDPWADQPQRAGRDCQSCPDSYCNNRGTCSYNEEGNQVCACDSSHYGAQCEIDGEVLGVAIGASLAAVVIIVLTLVCLIMWSRRWQREQKNAIGSPVFGYMNTAPMKSAGLPGQPGYQVTLEDRMRWAQIADVMAQTNHYGAEPVGPTRPSSAMFAYPNLQSMGMGTMGGMSMQGTMQMHQAGSMAPPVPLPRYECVYPSDNSSNTNKKRLGLSARSNGMRTLENSSSSEEEDRADLLGRNFQVPRPKSRSNGSIANQSGIYYDVDYEPSGNGIGNTSVDHLYGSQNQSSSHSHTHSHSHSGNNHIPGPQGIPMSTYTSGRAPSSYYMK; encoded by the exons AATGTCGACAAGACATGTACGCAGGTCCATCTATTTCACAAATATCCCCAAAATCCAGTAGTCATATGATGTCTGGGGTTCCTCTGCTTTTGCACACTTCCCCGAAATTAGTGCTCGAGAGTACGATTACTGATACAAATACTCGTAATGTTGCTGCGGGTTTACTAACACGTGACGGCGACATTGATCGTGATGACAATGAAACACGCCAGCACATACGCATGAAACGTTCTGCACAACCGATATTGAATGAAAACTATCCAAAATCTGGGCCAAATGATGTGCATTTCCCCAGCGATACGGAGAAAGAAGCTAGCGCTGGTCATTACTTCCAATACAATATTAAACCGACAAGTACACTCAATGATGGCACCTCAGAAACGCCGGAGCGGACACAAGGCGCTCGCGTTGGCAAAACTTTGAAGCCTTCTTTTAATGGCATTGCGTCTACGCTCTTGCCAGCCACAACTTTAGTATCGGAGTCTTTTTTAGCGAAAGGGGGCCTGCGACCGTTTACGTCGGGGTCCCCGATCAACCCGACGCGCAGTACTGCCATATCGACGGCGGCCACTGCCACGGCTTTGCCGCATAATCCACGTCAAAACTCTAATCCGGATATACAGGATATAATAACTGGTATTGTTAAGCTACTGAATGGCAATGTTAACGTTCATGCTAATACACAAGGACTTCGGCGACCATCTGCTAGTCGTATTAATAATCGTGGACCACCTCGTATATCCGATGTGCAGACATTACCGATAGATTATGATACGCAAAAGAAACCATTAGGCTCATCTATTCGTCCTCCGCCATATACAGGGCCATTCGATCGGCCGGAGCGGCCATTTATTACAGGTGTACCGATTCCAGAGCAAATTGTCCCATTGAGGCCAGGATTTATTAGTCAACGTCCGCCATGGCATCGACAGAAACCACGACCTCCAATTACTACTGCTATTGGGGGTAGACGTCCGATACCGCAATATAAGCCAATGCCGAATACACAATTATCGCCTCCTGTCGCTGAGGAGTCTGCTGCCCCTGTCAAAGACATGCCTGAGATGACATCATCCCAGCACTCAGGAGAAATGGAAATTTCCGTCCCTCCAGACTATAACGATGCAAATGGTGATGTGCCTAAACCAACTGACGCCACATACGACTCAGAGTTTTCTAATGAGGACACAAATTCCCAATATATTGAGGTATCTGATCAGGACTCCAATGAAACTGCTGATCAAGCTCCTATAACGGTTGAAAAAGACGAATTTGAAGAGGAAGAGACAGCGCCAATGCCGCCATCCCCGCCGCCTGCAAAGAAAGATGAGCAAAACAGTAAGAAGAAACCCAGTAAACATAAGGGCGCCGACAAGAAGAAGCACACTCCAGAAGATTTTGCAGCAATAATCGAAACCAACTCCGCTGTACATACTGAGTCTTCAACATATGCACCAATGCCAATGGAGATTAGCGAAGGTGCCATAATTGATCCATCTACAGAAGAGGTTATTTTCATGACACCTAGTAAAACACCAACACTTGAGATCAGCTCCCAACTGGATGATACAAGTTCATCTACTGAAATAATAACTCAAAACTCCATTATCACGACAGCATTACCAAATACTATTCAGAGCCCGGTTATGCTGAGCCCATCAAGCAGTACTGAACTGTTGGCGACCATTCCACCTGCTTCAACTAATACCACTCCCAAACCACTTTCCACCACTACTACTGCCAGACTATCAACTACGACATCTTCTACCTTCACCTCTGTCGCCCCGCCCGTGACGACCCCTGCTAACACCCTCCCCACGCCAATGCCTCAACCTCCATCTGACTATCAACCACGACCAGGTATAGTTCTTGATGATCCAGAATTCAAACCGGGTGGACGACCGCGGCCTCCACGACCAATTCAATCCCGTCCCGGTGatgtgcaacaacaaccaccatATAATATTCAACCAACACGACAGCATTTGCCTCCTGGCTATGGGGAAATATTTGACGTAACTCTATCGGCCATTCAAGGTCCTGGGTCCGTAGGTGGTTCGCAGCAGACGATTAATATTAAACCATATGGAACTTACGGCAACAGTGGGGGACAACAAGGCGATATCATACTATCCGCTGCAGGTGATGATGGTTTTGTTTCAATCGATGGTAAGCGCACTTACATCAATCTCTTTGGTGAACCAACAGATCCACCCGTAGGCGTACCAACTACGCCGGCGACGGCAGTACCACAACTACCTGGAAGTGGTGTTACTGTGGGAAGTGGTGCTGGTAGTGGTAATGGTATTGATGGCAGTGGAAATGTTGGATCCGGTGCAGGTAATGCAGTTACTCAGAACAACTTACCCAGTCTAGGATCAGGATATGGTATACCCGAAACAGAGGTTGTAGATTTGGAGCCCACAAAGCCCAATAACGCAAAACCACAATCGTCTACTACTAATTCTGGACCAACGAGACCTCACTATCGTTCGCGACCAACACAACCACCTGTGCGCATCGACACTTGCATTGTGGGCGATGATTCGACCTGCGATCAAGCACAACATGAACGTTGCAAGACCGAGAATGGTGTATCTAGCTGTCATTGCAGACCCG GTTATTCGCGTCGCAAGCATCGAGAACCCTGCAGGAAGGTTATATCTTTTTATCTGGGCATGCGTGTGGACCGTATTTATGAGCATCGCATTGTGTGGGATAATAAACTTTTGGATAAACATAGCGAGCCCTATGGACAACTGAGCTACGAGTCGATTAGAGCA ATTGACTCGGCCATGTCGATGACCCCCTATTCGGATGAGTTCATGGATGCACGAGTTAACAATATTTACTGTGGTGATCCAAATCTGGGTGGCAGCGCTGTCTTTGTGAACATGACCATCAAA CTTGACGAAAGTGTGGAAACTTTGCGACCAAATCTACGCGCTGATGTTCAAAAACATTTGTTGGGCGTACTGCACCGACGAAACAATAATATTGGTAACTCTGTTCTATACGTGTCTTCGCCGGAGGGCTCCATAACGGCCTTACACGACCTGGATGAATGTCAGTCCCGCGAGTTAAATGATTGTCATGCGAGTGCGTTATGTTCTAACTCATGGGGAAGTTTTCGTTGTGCTTGCGAAGTAGGTTTCCGTGATCCATGGGCCGATCAACCACAGCGCGCTGGTCGCGACTGTCAATCTTGTCCGGACTCATACTGTAATAATCGTGGAACTTGCAGTTACAATGAAGAAGGAAATCAAGTTTGTGCTTGCGATTCTAGCCATTATGGCGCACAATGTGAGATCGACGGGGAAGTTTTGGGTGTAGCCATTGGAGCTTCCTTGGCAGccgttgttattattgtgttgACTTTGGTTTGCCTAATAATGTGGTCCCGTCGTTGGCAACGTGAACAAAAGAACGCTATTGGTTCGCCAGTCTTTGGTTACATGAATACGGCTCCAATGAAATCCGCTGGCCTTCCGGGACAACCGGGCTACCAAGTGACATTGGAGGACCGTATGCGTTGGGCACAGATCGCTGATGTAATGGCACAAACAAACCATTACGGG GCCGAACCAGTGGGACCCACACGACCATCGTCGGCAATGTTCGCTTATCCGAATCTACAATCTATGGGTATGGGCACTATGGGAGGCATGTCGATGCAGGGCACCATGCAAATGCATCAGGCTGGCAGTATGGCTCCACCAGTTCCTCTGCCACGGTATGAGTGTGTATACCCCTCAGACAATTCCTCAAATACGAATAAAAA AAGACTGGGGTTGAGTGCACGATCGAATGGCATGCGAACTTTGGAGAATTCCAGCTCAAGTGAGGAAGAGGATCGAGCTGATTTGCTCGGCCGAAACTTTCAAGTACCGCGACCAAAGAGTAGAAGTAATGGAAGCATAGCG AATCAGTCGGGCATCTACTATGACGTAGATTACGAGCCATCAGGCAATGGCATCGGTAACACGAGTGTAGATCATTTGTATGGTTCACAAAATCAATCATCCTCTCACTCACACACGCACTCTCACTCACACAGTGGCAACAATCACATACCGGGACCACAAGGCATACCAATGAGCACCTACACATCCGGACGAGCCCCAAGTAGTTACTACATGAAATAA
- the pwn gene encoding mucin-2 isoform X6: MSCKVERHSSATLQMATATATATATTTVMTLNKSRKSHKGTNSSLAGTMSTRRTTSWPLSTATMQHSFSPAHSLRWLGVLALQLLLLATRNIECRQDMYAGPSISQISPKSSSHMMSGVPLLLHTSPKLVLESTITDTNTRNVAAGLLTRDGDIDRDDNETRQHIRMKRSAQPILNENYPKSGPNDVHFPSDTEKEASAGHYFQYNIKPTSTLNDGTSETPERTQGARVGKTLKPSFNGIASTLLPATTLVSESFLAKGGLRPFTSGSPINPTRSTAISTAATATALPHNPRQNSNPDIQDIITGIVKLLNGNVNVHANTQGLRRPSASRINNRGPPRISDVQTLPIDYDTQKKPLGSSIRPPPYTGPFDRPERPFITGVPIPEQIVPLRPGFISQRPPWHRQKPRPPITTAIGGRRPIPQYKPMPNTQLSPPVAEESAAPVKDMPEMTSSQHSGEMEISVPPDYNDANGDVPKPTDATYDSEFSNEDTNSQYIEVSDQDSNETADQAPITVEKDEFEEEETAPMPPSPPPAKKDEQNSKKKPSKHKGADKKKHTPEDFAAIIETNSAVHTESSTYAPMPMEISEGAIIDPSTEEVIFMTPSKTPTLEISSQLDDTSSSTEIITQNSIITTALPNTIQSPVMLSPSSSTELLATIPPASTNTTPKPLSTTTTARLSTTTSSTFTSVAPPVTTPANTLPTPMPQPPSDYQPRPGIVLDDPEFKPGGRPRPPRPIQSRPGDVQQQPPYNIQPTRQHLPPGYGEIFDVTLSAIQGPGSVGGSQQTINIKPYGTYGNSGGQQGDIILSAAGDDGFVSIDGKRTYINLFGEPTDPPVGVPTTPATAVPQLPGSGVTVGSGAGSGNGIDGSGNVGSGAGNAVTQNNLPSLGSGYGIPETEVVDLEPTKPNNAKPQSSTTNSGPTRPHYRSRPTQPPVRIDTCIVGDDSTCDQAQHERCKTENGVSSCHCRPGYSRRKHREPCRKVISFYLGMRVDRIYEHRIVWDNKLLDKHSEPYGQLSYESIRAIDSAMSMTPYSDEFMDARVNNIYCGDPNLGGSAVFVNMTIKLDESVETLRPNLRADVQKHLLGVLHRRNNNIGNSVLYVSSPEGSITALHDLDECQSRELNDCHASALCSNSWGSFRCACEVGFRDPWADQPQRAGRDCQSCPDSYCNNRGTCSYNEEGNQVCACDSSHYGAQCEIDGEVLGVAIGASLAAVVIIVLTLVCLIMWSRRWQREQKNAIGSPVFGYMNTAPMKSAGLPGQPGYQVTLEDRMRWAQIADVMAQTNHYGAEPVGPTRPSSAMFAYPNLQSMGMGTMGGMSMQGTMQMHQAGSMAPPVPLPRLGLSARSNGMRTLENSSSSEEEDRADLLGRNFQVPRPKSRSNGSIANQSGIYYDVDYEPSGNGIGNTSVDHLYGSQNQSSSHSHTHSHSHSGNNHIPGPQGIPMSTYTSGRAPSSYYMK, encoded by the exons AATGTCGACAAGACATGTACGCAGGTCCATCTATTTCACAAATATCCCCAAAATCCAGTAGTCATATGATGTCTGGGGTTCCTCTGCTTTTGCACACTTCCCCGAAATTAGTGCTCGAGAGTACGATTACTGATACAAATACTCGTAATGTTGCTGCGGGTTTACTAACACGTGACGGCGACATTGATCGTGATGACAATGAAACACGCCAGCACATACGCATGAAACGTTCTGCACAACCGATATTGAATGAAAACTATCCAAAATCTGGGCCAAATGATGTGCATTTCCCCAGCGATACGGAGAAAGAAGCTAGCGCTGGTCATTACTTCCAATACAATATTAAACCGACAAGTACACTCAATGATGGCACCTCAGAAACGCCGGAGCGGACACAAGGCGCTCGCGTTGGCAAAACTTTGAAGCCTTCTTTTAATGGCATTGCGTCTACGCTCTTGCCAGCCACAACTTTAGTATCGGAGTCTTTTTTAGCGAAAGGGGGCCTGCGACCGTTTACGTCGGGGTCCCCGATCAACCCGACGCGCAGTACTGCCATATCGACGGCGGCCACTGCCACGGCTTTGCCGCATAATCCACGTCAAAACTCTAATCCGGATATACAGGATATAATAACTGGTATTGTTAAGCTACTGAATGGCAATGTTAACGTTCATGCTAATACACAAGGACTTCGGCGACCATCTGCTAGTCGTATTAATAATCGTGGACCACCTCGTATATCCGATGTGCAGACATTACCGATAGATTATGATACGCAAAAGAAACCATTAGGCTCATCTATTCGTCCTCCGCCATATACAGGGCCATTCGATCGGCCGGAGCGGCCATTTATTACAGGTGTACCGATTCCAGAGCAAATTGTCCCATTGAGGCCAGGATTTATTAGTCAACGTCCGCCATGGCATCGACAGAAACCACGACCTCCAATTACTACTGCTATTGGGGGTAGACGTCCGATACCGCAATATAAGCCAATGCCGAATACACAATTATCGCCTCCTGTCGCTGAGGAGTCTGCTGCCCCTGTCAAAGACATGCCTGAGATGACATCATCCCAGCACTCAGGAGAAATGGAAATTTCCGTCCCTCCAGACTATAACGATGCAAATGGTGATGTGCCTAAACCAACTGACGCCACATACGACTCAGAGTTTTCTAATGAGGACACAAATTCCCAATATATTGAGGTATCTGATCAGGACTCCAATGAAACTGCTGATCAAGCTCCTATAACGGTTGAAAAAGACGAATTTGAAGAGGAAGAGACAGCGCCAATGCCGCCATCCCCGCCGCCTGCAAAGAAAGATGAGCAAAACAGTAAGAAGAAACCCAGTAAACATAAGGGCGCCGACAAGAAGAAGCACACTCCAGAAGATTTTGCAGCAATAATCGAAACCAACTCCGCTGTACATACTGAGTCTTCAACATATGCACCAATGCCAATGGAGATTAGCGAAGGTGCCATAATTGATCCATCTACAGAAGAGGTTATTTTCATGACACCTAGTAAAACACCAACACTTGAGATCAGCTCCCAACTGGATGATACAAGTTCATCTACTGAAATAATAACTCAAAACTCCATTATCACGACAGCATTACCAAATACTATTCAGAGCCCGGTTATGCTGAGCCCATCAAGCAGTACTGAACTGTTGGCGACCATTCCACCTGCTTCAACTAATACCACTCCCAAACCACTTTCCACCACTACTACTGCCAGACTATCAACTACGACATCTTCTACCTTCACCTCTGTCGCCCCGCCCGTGACGACCCCTGCTAACACCCTCCCCACGCCAATGCCTCAACCTCCATCTGACTATCAACCACGACCAGGTATAGTTCTTGATGATCCAGAATTCAAACCGGGTGGACGACCGCGGCCTCCACGACCAATTCAATCCCGTCCCGGTGatgtgcaacaacaaccaccatATAATATTCAACCAACACGACAGCATTTGCCTCCTGGCTATGGGGAAATATTTGACGTAACTCTATCGGCCATTCAAGGTCCTGGGTCCGTAGGTGGTTCGCAGCAGACGATTAATATTAAACCATATGGAACTTACGGCAACAGTGGGGGACAACAAGGCGATATCATACTATCCGCTGCAGGTGATGATGGTTTTGTTTCAATCGATGGTAAGCGCACTTACATCAATCTCTTTGGTGAACCAACAGATCCACCCGTAGGCGTACCAACTACGCCGGCGACGGCAGTACCACAACTACCTGGAAGTGGTGTTACTGTGGGAAGTGGTGCTGGTAGTGGTAATGGTATTGATGGCAGTGGAAATGTTGGATCCGGTGCAGGTAATGCAGTTACTCAGAACAACTTACCCAGTCTAGGATCAGGATATGGTATACCCGAAACAGAGGTTGTAGATTTGGAGCCCACAAAGCCCAATAACGCAAAACCACAATCGTCTACTACTAATTCTGGACCAACGAGACCTCACTATCGTTCGCGACCAACACAACCACCTGTGCGCATCGACACTTGCATTGTGGGCGATGATTCGACCTGCGATCAAGCACAACATGAACGTTGCAAGACCGAGAATGGTGTATCTAGCTGTCATTGCAGACCCG GTTATTCGCGTCGCAAGCATCGAGAACCCTGCAGGAAGGTTATATCTTTTTATCTGGGCATGCGTGTGGACCGTATTTATGAGCATCGCATTGTGTGGGATAATAAACTTTTGGATAAACATAGCGAGCCCTATGGACAACTGAGCTACGAGTCGATTAGAGCA ATTGACTCGGCCATGTCGATGACCCCCTATTCGGATGAGTTCATGGATGCACGAGTTAACAATATTTACTGTGGTGATCCAAATCTGGGTGGCAGCGCTGTCTTTGTGAACATGACCATCAAA CTTGACGAAAGTGTGGAAACTTTGCGACCAAATCTACGCGCTGATGTTCAAAAACATTTGTTGGGCGTACTGCACCGACGAAACAATAATATTGGTAACTCTGTTCTATACGTGTCTTCGCCGGAGGGCTCCATAACGGCCTTACACGACCTGGATGAATGTCAGTCCCGCGAGTTAAATGATTGTCATGCGAGTGCGTTATGTTCTAACTCATGGGGAAGTTTTCGTTGTGCTTGCGAAGTAGGTTTCCGTGATCCATGGGCCGATCAACCACAGCGCGCTGGTCGCGACTGTCAATCTTGTCCGGACTCATACTGTAATAATCGTGGAACTTGCAGTTACAATGAAGAAGGAAATCAAGTTTGTGCTTGCGATTCTAGCCATTATGGCGCACAATGTGAGATCGACGGGGAAGTTTTGGGTGTAGCCATTGGAGCTTCCTTGGCAGccgttgttattattgtgttgACTTTGGTTTGCCTAATAATGTGGTCCCGTCGTTGGCAACGTGAACAAAAGAACGCTATTGGTTCGCCAGTCTTTGGTTACATGAATACGGCTCCAATGAAATCCGCTGGCCTTCCGGGACAACCGGGCTACCAAGTGACATTGGAGGACCGTATGCGTTGGGCACAGATCGCTGATGTAATGGCACAAACAAACCATTACGGG GCCGAACCAGTGGGACCCACACGACCATCGTCGGCAATGTTCGCTTATCCGAATCTACAATCTATGGGTATGGGCACTATGGGAGGCATGTCGATGCAGGGCACCATGCAAATGCATCAGGCTGGCAGTATGGCTCCACCAGTTCCTCTGCCACG ACTGGGGTTGAGTGCACGATCGAATGGCATGCGAACTTTGGAGAATTCCAGCTCAAGTGAGGAAGAGGATCGAGCTGATTTGCTCGGCCGAAACTTTCAAGTACCGCGACCAAAGAGTAGAAGTAATGGAAGCATAGCG AATCAGTCGGGCATCTACTATGACGTAGATTACGAGCCATCAGGCAATGGCATCGGTAACACGAGTGTAGATCATTTGTATGGTTCACAAAATCAATCATCCTCTCACTCACACACGCACTCTCACTCACACAGTGGCAACAATCACATACCGGGACCACAAGGCATACCAATGAGCACCTACACATCCGGACGAGCCCCAAGTAGTTACTACATGAAATAA